One part of the Syntrophales bacterium genome encodes these proteins:
- a CDS encoding methylmalonyl-CoA carboxyltransferase yields MSEKPLKLQELEARKAKAEAMGGENGIQKQHEAGKLTARERLDLLFDPGTFQELDLFVRHRGGSFGMANVEIPAEGVITGFGKVEGRTVFAYSQDFTSRAGSLGEMHAKKICKVMDAALKTGAPLVGINDSGGARIQEGVDALSGYGNIFFRNSSASGVIPQISAIMGPTAGGAVYSPAMTDWIFMTKKTSYMFITGPEVIKEVTGEKIDFESLGGAMTHNAKSGVAHFACESDAEALREIRKLLGYLPSNNTQTPPFIATEDPADRMEEILDTIVPENPRRMYDMKQVIRAIVDNGEIIEPHQYYARNIIIAFARMGGRAIGIIANQPKYLAGCLDVDASDKATRFIRFCDAFNIPLLTIADVPGYLPGSDQEWKGIIRHGAKLLWCYSEATVPKITLITRKDYGGSYLAMCSKDLGADFVVAWPTAEIAVMGAEGAANIIFRKEINSAEDPVAKKAEKIQEYRDLFSNPYIAAERGYVDAIIAPCETRPTLIRAFDMLSSKKELRPYKKHGNIPV; encoded by the coding sequence ATGAGCGAAAAGCCGTTGAAACTTCAAGAGTTGGAGGCAAGAAAGGCCAAGGCCGAGGCCATGGGCGGAGAAAATGGTATCCAAAAACAGCACGAGGCGGGGAAGCTGACCGCCCGCGAACGACTCGACCTGCTTTTTGATCCCGGAACATTCCAGGAGCTGGATCTGTTTGTCCGCCATCGCGGCGGCAGTTTCGGCATGGCCAATGTTGAAATACCAGCCGAAGGGGTGATCACCGGCTTCGGCAAGGTCGAAGGCCGCACGGTCTTTGCCTATTCGCAGGATTTCACCTCCCGGGCCGGCAGCTTGGGCGAGATGCATGCAAAAAAGATCTGCAAGGTCATGGACGCCGCGCTGAAGACCGGGGCGCCCTTGGTCGGCATCAACGACTCGGGCGGGGCGCGCATTCAGGAGGGGGTGGATGCCCTTTCCGGATACGGAAACATCTTTTTTCGGAATTCCAGCGCCTCCGGGGTAATTCCGCAGATCTCGGCGATCATGGGGCCGACCGCCGGCGGCGCGGTCTATTCGCCGGCAATGACCGACTGGATATTCATGACCAAAAAGACATCCTATATGTTTATCACCGGCCCCGAGGTGATAAAAGAGGTAACCGGAGAGAAGATCGACTTTGAGAGCCTAGGCGGCGCGATGACCCACAACGCGAAAAGCGGGGTCGCCCACTTTGCCTGTGAAAGTGACGCGGAGGCGCTCCGGGAAATCCGGAAATTGCTGGGGTACCTGCCCTCCAACAATACGCAAACCCCGCCCTTTATCGCCACCGAAGACCCGGCGGACCGGATGGAAGAAATTCTTGATACCATCGTCCCGGAAAATCCCCGCCGGATGTACGACATGAAACAGGTAATCCGCGCGATCGTCGATAACGGCGAAATTATTGAGCCGCACCAGTACTACGCCCGCAATATCATCATCGCCTTCGCCCGGATGGGCGGCCGGGCAATCGGCATCATCGCCAATCAGCCGAAATACCTTGCCGGCTGCCTCGACGTGGACGCCTCCGACAAGGCGACCCGGTTCATCCGGTTTTGCGACGCCTTCAATATCCCGCTTTTGACGATCGCCGACGTCCCCGGCTACCTGCCGGGCAGCGACCAGGAATGGAAAGGGATCATCCGTCACGGTGCGAAACTTTTGTGGTGCTACTCCGAGGCCACCGTGCCGAAGATCACCCTGATCACCCGGAAGGATTACGGCGGCTCGTATCTGGCGATGTGCAGCAAGGACCTCGGGGCCGATTTCGTCGTTGCTTGGCCTACGGCGGAGATCGCCGTGATGGGCGCGGAAGGGGCGGCGAACATCATTTTCCGCAAGGAGATCAATTCCGCCGAAGATCCAGTGGCGAAGAAGGCGGAAAAGATACAGGAGTACCGTGATCTTTTTTCCAACCCCTATATCGCCGCCGAACGTGGCTATGTCGATGCGATCATCGCCCCCTGCGAAACCCGGCCGACGCTGATCCGGGCGTTTGACATGCTGAGTTCCAAAAAGGAATTGCGACCATACAAAAAGCACGGGAACATTCCTGTTTAA
- the mce gene encoding methylmalonyl-CoA epimerase — protein MKAVKIDHIGIAVKSIDASLKFYSELLGLQLEGEETVAEQKVKTAFLPLGDVEIELLESTAPDGPIAKFIEAKGEGIQHIAFAVDNLEEALRELEAKNFRLIDHKPRMGAGGKKIAFLHPKDSGGVLVELCEKV, from the coding sequence ATGAAAGCCGTCAAGATAGACCACATTGGCATTGCGGTAAAAAGCATCGATGCGTCCTTGAAATTCTATTCAGAGCTGTTAGGGCTCCAACTGGAAGGCGAAGAAACGGTTGCCGAACAAAAGGTGAAGACCGCGTTTCTCCCCCTTGGCGATGTAGAGATCGAACTTCTGGAGTCCACCGCCCCGGACGGACCCATTGCCAAATTCATTGAAGCCAAGGGAGAGGGGATCCAGCATATCGCCTTCGCGGTGGACAATCTTGAAGAAGCGCTGCGAGAGCTGGAGGCGAAAAATTTCCGGCTGATCGACCATAAACCGAGGATGGGGGCCGGAGGAAAAAAGATCGCGTTTCTTCACCCCAAAGACAGCGGGGGCGTTCTGGTGGAACTCTGCGAGAAGGTTTAA
- a CDS encoding Hsp20/alpha crystallin family protein translates to MFETGLWRFGGFADPSRDVRRLRQEMDRIFSDFAQPVSREFPAVNAWIGEADAVVTAELPGIDPSAVEVSVVGDTLTISGSREATPLKEGESYHRQERGVGSFSRSLQLPFHVDADKVEAKYEKGIIGITLPRSEAEKPRKISVKNQ, encoded by the coding sequence ATGTTTGAAACAGGCTTATGGAGATTTGGCGGTTTTGCGGATCCCTCCCGGGACGTGCGGCGTCTGCGGCAGGAGATGGATCGGATTTTTTCTGACTTTGCGCAGCCGGTTTCCCGGGAATTCCCGGCGGTAAACGCCTGGATTGGTGAGGCGGATGCGGTTGTGACGGCGGAGTTGCCCGGCATCGATCCGAGCGCTGTTGAGGTCTCGGTGGTAGGAGATACGCTGACCATCAGCGGCTCGCGCGAGGCGACGCCGCTTAAGGAGGGGGAGAGCTACCACCGTCAGGAACGAGGAGTCGGCAGCTTCAGCCGCAGTTTGCAGCTCCCGTTTCATGTCGATGCGGACAAGGTTGAGGCGAAGTATGAAAAGGGAATAATTGGGATAACCCTGCCCCGTTCCGAGGCGGAAAAGCCGAGAAAAATTTCGGTCAAGAACCAATAG
- a CDS encoding Hsp20/alpha crystallin family protein, whose protein sequence is MKNIVEYEKKPVREAAGVERTQNRRVYVPKVDIIDTKESVILYADMPGVDEGSVDVTIDKNVLNISGVVKPPEFEGRSIAYAEYDTGDYDRSFTISDDIDREKVEALVKNGVLRLVLHKAPEAAVKKITVRAE, encoded by the coding sequence ATGAAGAATATTGTTGAATATGAGAAGAAACCGGTTCGGGAGGCGGCCGGGGTGGAGCGCACCCAGAACCGGCGGGTTTATGTCCCGAAGGTTGATATCATCGATACGAAAGAGTCCGTTATCCTGTATGCGGATATGCCCGGGGTGGATGAAGGTTCGGTGGATGTGACGATCGACAAGAATGTCCTGAATATCTCAGGGGTTGTCAAACCGCCTGAATTCGAGGGCAGGAGCATCGCCTACGCCGAGTACGATACCGGCGATTACGATCGTTCCTTTACGATCTCCGACGATATTGACCGGGAAAAGGTGGAGGCGCTGGTGAAAAACGGGGTTCTCAGGCTCGTTCTGCACAAGGCGCCGGAAGCGGCGGTAAAGAAGATAACCGTCCGGGCCGAATAG